The Castanea sativa cultivar Marrone di Chiusa Pesio chromosome 11, ASM4071231v1 genome contains a region encoding:
- the LOC142615890 gene encoding octanoyltransferase LIP2p, chloroplastic-like has product MILAASTHFLITVPTSPSHNHTKKSYRLHSQSRTCECFDLYKELVPYDKAWDWQKNIVKEKKALVEKNQDCQDTLIILQHHPVYTLGTASSEEYLNFDIKDAPYDVYRTERGGEVTYHGPGQLVMYPIINLRNHKMDLHWYLRALEEVVIRVLSSTFSIKASRLEGFTGVWVGDKKVAAVGIRVSRWITYHGLALNVNTDLTPFHSIVPCGIRNRQVGSIKGLLGEFQPSTGCGKAGVLHSNDCQLIDITHSSLIKEFSEVFQLEILHKTIPMSEFEDTTPRRSLTWKLT; this is encoded by the exons aTGATTCTCGCAGCATCGACTCACTTTTTAATCACTGTTCCGACAAGCCCATCTCACAATCACACCAAAAAGTCATACCGACTTCACTCTCAATCAAGAAC GTGCGAGTGTTTCGATTTGTACAAGGAACTGGTTCCTTACGACAAGGCATGGGATTGGcagaaaaatattgttaaggAGAAGAAGGCCTTGGTTGAGAAAAACCAAGATTGCCAGGACACACTAATCATTTTACAGCATCACCCTGTGTATACACTGGGCACAGCTAGTTCAGAAGAATACCTTAATTTCGATATCAAGGATGCTCCTTACGATGTTTACAGAACCGAACGCGGCGGGGAGGTTACTTATCATGGTCCTGGCCAG CTAGTTATGTACCCTATTATCAATCTCAGAAATCACAAGATGGATCTTCATTGGTACCTCAGGGCACTTGAAGAGGTGGTCATCCGTGTTCTTTCCTCGACATTCTCTATCAAGGCATCTCGACTTGAGGGCTTTACTGGTGTTTGGGTTG GAGATAAGAAAGTGGCAGCGGTTGGGATACGAGTATCTCGGTGGATAACATATCACGGGTTAGCACTGAATGTCAACACAGATCTAACCCCATTTCACTCAATAGTCCCATGTGGAATACGAAACCGTCAGGTTGGAAGCATTAAGGGGTTGCTAGGAGAATTTCAGCCATCCACTGGATGTGGGAAAGCAGGTGTGCTTCATTCCAATGATTGTCAATTGATTGATATCACTCACTCATCTTTGATCAAGGAATTTTCGGAGGTTTTTCAGCTTGAAATCCTTCATAAAACCATCCCCATGTCTGAGTTTGAAGATACGACACCTAGAAGGTCTCTCACATGGAAACTAACCTGA
- the LOC142617864 gene encoding thaumatin-like protein, whose amino-acid sequence MALKLLHLLLVLSFIGVDAAVFTLQNNCGNTVWPGIQGGEGKAPLMNGGLRLRRGETVNISAPEGWSGRFWGRGLCSFDQSGRGTCITGDCGGKLQCSGAGGAPPATLAEFTLDSPVDYYDVSLVDGYNMPVSIIPLGVSSSCKRATCVSDLNQRCPNGLEMRRNGRVVACKSACLAFNRPQYCCTGQFSNPQTCKPTSYSNVFKAACPTAYSYAYDDQTSLFTCDGADYLIRFC is encoded by the exons ATGGCATTAAAGCTTCTTCACCTTCTCTTGGTTCTCTCTTTCATAG GTGTTGATGCTGCCGTTTTTACGTTACAAAACAACTGTGGGAACACCGTGTGGCCGGGGATCCAAGGCGGAGAAGGAAAAGCTCCACTAATGAATGGCGGTCTGCGGCTTAGACGTGGAGAAACTGTGAATATCAGTGCCCCAGAAGGGTGGTCAGGCCGGTTCTGGGGCCGCGGTTTGTGTTCATTTGATCAGTCGGGCAGGGGAACATGCATCACCGGAGACTGTGGTGGTAAATTACAATGTTCCGGGGCAGGCGGTGCACCACCTGCTACGCTTGCAGAGTTTACCCTAGATAGTCCTGTGGATTACTATGATGTTAGCCTAGTTGATGGCTATAATATGCCTGTCTCAATAATCCCTTTGGGTGTTTCAAGCTCATGTAAGCGTGCTACTTGTGTTTCTGACTTGAACCAACGCTGCCCTAATGGCTTGGAAATGAGGAGAAATGGACGTGTTGTTGCATGCAAAAGTGCATGCTTGGCATTTAATAGGCCTCAATATTGTTGCACTGGACAATTCAGCAATCCTCAGACTTGCAAGCCTACAAGCTATTCGAATGTGTTCAAGGCTGCTTGTCCTACTGCTTATTCTTATGCCTATGATGATCAGACAAGCCTTTTTACTTGTGATGGAGCTGATTACTTGATTaggttttgttaa
- the LOC142615891 gene encoding ras-related protein RGP1-like: MTNLQQKIDYVFKVVLIGDSAVGKSQLLARFARNEFSLDSKATIGVEFQTRTLLIDHKTVKAQIWDTAGQERYRAVTSAYYRGAVGAMLVYDISKRQSFDHVAKWLEELRGHADKNIVIILVGNKSDLGSLRAVPVEDAKEFAERENLFFMETSALEATNVESAFLTILTEIYRIISKKALIANDEHESGGNSSLLTGTKIVVPGQETVEPVRRFSCCSS; this comes from the exons ATGACGAATTTGCAGCAGAAGATCGACTACGTGTTCAAGGTGGTGTTGATCGGAGACTCGGCGGTTGGGAAATCGCAGCTGCTTGCTCGTTTCGCGAGGAACGAGTTCAGTTTAGACTCCAAAGCCACCATCGGTGTCGAGTTCCAAACCAGGACGCTCCTCATCGATCACAAGACCGTCAAGGCTCAGATTTGGGACACTGCTGGTCAAGAAAG ATACAGAGCAGTGACTAGTGCATACTACAGAGGCGCAGTGGGGGCGATGCTAGTCTATGACATCAGCAAGCGTCAGTCATTTGATCATGTAGCTAAGTGGTTAGAGGAGTTACGGGGCCATGCCGACAAAAATATTGTCATCATACTTGTAGGCAACAAGTCTGACTTGGGGTCCCTTCGAGCTGTACCTGTTGAGGACGCCAAAGAGTTTGCTGAAAGGGAGAACCTCTTCTTTATGGAGACATCGGCCCTCGAGGCCACTAATGTTGAATCAGCTTTCCTCACAATCCTCACAGAAATTTATCGAATCATCAGCAAGAAGGCTCTTATTGCCAATGATGAACATGAATCTGGAGGAAATTCATCACTTCTCACGGGAACGAAGATTGTTGTTCCTGGTCAGGAGACAGTTGAACCTGTACGGAGATTCAGCTGTTGCAGTTCTTGA